The stretch of DNA TTCATAAAATTACATTTCAATTCTTACTGGAATTTTAAGACTGTTCAAATAATATTTTAATTTTGGAATCTCTATTTCTCCATAATGAAAAATACTTGCAGCTAAAGCAGCATCTGCTTTTCCAAAATGGAATATTTGATAAAAATCATGCAAATTTCCAGCGCCACCTGAAGCTATAATAGGAATAGAAATATTTTCTGATATTTTTCTGGTTATATCTACAGCAAATCCATTTTTTGTCCCATCGTGATTCATTGAAGTTAATAATATCTCTCCTGCACCTCTTTTAGCCCCCTCTATAGCCCAATCTAAGGTTCTAGTATTGGTAAAAATTCTTCCTCCATTTAAATAAACCCACCAATCATTTTTTTCATATTTTGTATCAATAGCTAAAACGATAGATTGGCTTCCAAACCTCTTGGAAAAAGTTTCTAACAGTTTTGGACTTTTGAAAGCAGCTGTATTAATAGATATTTTATCTGCTCCTGATTTCAATAATAATTCTACATCTTCTTCATTTTTAATTCCACCTCCGACAGTAAAAGGTATATTAATATGACGAGAAATGTCTCTAACCAAAGTAATTAAAGTTTTTCTATTTTCATTTGTAGCCGTAATATCAAGAAATATTAATTCGTCTGCTCCTTTCTTTGTATACCAACGAACTAATTCTATTGGATCTCCGGCGTCTTTCAAAGATTTAAAATTGACTCCCTTAACAGTTCTTCCATCCCTTATATCTAAACAGGGAATAATTCGTTTAACTAACATAATTTATTATTATTTTCTTTCCAATTTCTTAGTTCTAATAATGATATTTTCTTCTCGTATATCGCCTTTCCAACAATTACACCATGACAACCTAAATGAAATAATTTTTCAATGTCTCCTATATTACTAATACCTCCACTTGCTATAAGTTTTATTTTTGGGAATTTTTTAATAATACTACGATACAAAGAAAAAGAAGGTCCAGATAAAACTCCATCTTTTGAGATATCTGTACAAAAAATATTTTTTATTCCATGAGTTTCTTTTTCTTTCAAAAAATCCCAAAGTGGAATATTAGATAGATTTTTCCATCCATTGATTGCTATTTTTTTATCTTTAATATCTACTCCTAATAAAATTCTATTAGATCCATAAATATCAATCCAATTTTTAAGAACGATAGGTTTTTTAACAGCTATACTTCCTACCGAAACCATGTGCCCACCATTTTCAAATACAGTTTTTACATCATTTTCTGTATGAATTCCTCCCCCAAAATCAATAATTAAATGTGTGTTATTTGCTATTTTTTCCAAAGTTTTCCAATGGACTACTTTTCCCTTTTTTGCTCCATCTAAATCTACCATATGAAGTCTTGATACGCCTTTGTCTTCCAACATATAAGCTACATCTAATGGATCATTATTATAAATTTTTTTTCTTTGAAAGTCTCCTTGTGTTAAACGAACACATTTTCCATCAATTAAATCTATAGCTACAATAATATTCATTTTCATACAAAAAATTATAATTGAATAAAATTTTCTAATATTTTATGTCCTACGTAAGAAGATTTTTCTGGATGAAATTGTACAGCATAAAAATTTTTATTTTGTAAAGCCGCACTATAAGATATAAGGTATTCTGTTTTAGCTATAGTATAACGTCCTAAATGCGCATAGTAACTATGTGCAAAATATTGATAACTTCCATCTGGAACATTTTTAAACAAAGGTCCTTTTAATTTATGAATTGTATTCCAACCTATTTTAGGGATTTTATCTTCTTTATTCTTTGATGAAAATTTCTTAACCTGTGAATCGAATATTCCTATACATGTTGTATTGCTTTCTTCTGAAGATTTACATAATAATTGCATTCCTAAACATATTCCTAATACAGGTTTTTCAAGTTTTGATAAAAGCACATCCAATTTCTTTTTTTTCAAATATTCCATAGCAAAATTAGCTTCTCCTACTCCTGGTAGAATAACTTTATCCGCATTTTGAACATCTTCTATAGCATCAGTTAATATAGCTTGTACACCTATTCTTTCTAAAGAAAAAAGAACGGACTGCACATTTCCTGCGGGATATTTTATGATAATAATTTTCATAATTAACTTTTCATTAAAAATTTTTATAATATTCCTTTAGAACTAGGTATTTCATATTTATAATCATTCTTTTTTATTGCCATTTTAATAGCTCTTGCAAAGCATTTAAATATAGATTCTATTTTGTGGTGATCATTACTGCCTATAGCCTTAATATGTATATTGCATCTTGCATTTATAGAAAAAGATTGAAAAAAATGATAAAACATTTCTACAGGCATATCCCCTATCTTTTCTCTAAAAAACTTTACTTTCCAAAGTAACTTACTTCTTCCTCCAAGATCCAATACAACAGTAGATAAACTATCATCCATAGGAAGAGAATAAAATCCATAGCGTTCTATTCCTTTTTTATTTCCTAATGATTTATCAAATACAGTTCCTAAGGTTATTGCAGTATCTTCTATAGTATGGTGCTCATCTACATAACTATCTCCTATTGTATTGATTTTCAAATCAATAGAACTATGAAATGCTATTTGTTGTAAAAGATGATCAAAAAAACCAATTCCTGTATCAATATGAGATTTTCCTACTCCATATAATGAAATATCTATTTTAACATTTGTTTCTGATGTAGTTCTATGATATGATATAATTTTATTATTATTGTTGATAAATAATAAATAATTATATATATCTTTCCAATTATCTGTTTTAAGAAGTATTACTTTTTCTATACTTTCCTTATTTATTGTAGGATAATAAGATTTTTCATCCTCTGTAAAGTTATCATAATGATGATAATTTTTTTTAATCCATATAGATTTACAACCTAAATTCTTTGCTAATAAAACGTCTGTTAATCTATCTCCAATGACAAAAGATTTAGATATATCGTATAAATTTGAATTTATATAAGAAGTAAGCATTCCTATTCCAGGTTTCCTTGTAGAAAGTTTTTCTTCAGGAAAACTTTTATCTATATGTATAGAATGAAAATTAATTCCTTCTGTTTTTAGAATATTTAAAATATGATTTTGTATAGGCCAAAATATTTTTTCAGGAAATTTATTTGTTCCTAATCCATCTTGATTACTTACCATGACTAAATCATAATTTTTTAGTTTTTGGACTATTTTTGATAAAAAAAATATAACCCTTGGATAAAAAATTATTTTTTCGATAGAATCAATTTGATAGTTAGGAGGATTTTCCTGAATAATAGTTCCATCTCTGTCAATAAATAAAATTTTTTTCATTTTATGTTTTGTTTTTTTTATCTGAATATTTTTTTATATTACTTATCAAATATTCATTTTCTTCATGAGTTCCTACTGTTATTCTCAAACAATTTTCACATAAAATAACTTTTGAACGATCTCTAACAATAATTTTTTTGTTTATTAAATATTGATAAAGATGTATTGAAGATGAATTTATTTTTACTAGAAAAAAATTAGAAGAACTAGGATATACTTTATCTACAATAGGAATTCTTTTCAAAGAATTCTCTAAATATTCTCTTTCTGAAAGAATGTTTTTTAAATTATAAAAAAATAAATCTTTATTATCAAGAGCTTTCATAGCTATCTCTTGGGAATTGATGCTTATGTTATATGGAAATTTTATTTTATTCATCCAATAAATAATTTCTTTAGAAGCTATAGCTATTCCTATCCTTAATCCTGCTAATCCCCAAGATTTAGATAGTGTTTGTAAAACAATTAAATTTGGAAATTTATCTATTTCCTCTGAAATAGAGGATTCAAAAGAAAAATCTATATAAGCTTCATCTAAAACAATTATTCCTGTAAACATTTTTATAAGTGATTTTATATCTTCTCTTATTATGTTATTTCCAGTAGGATTATTTGGAGAACAAATAAAAATAATTTTATTATTACAATAATTATTAATAACTTTTTTTATATCTTTCAAATTTAGTTGATATTCTTCTTCTAGAAGAGGAATTTTTATTATATTTACTCCATGAATTTTTCCACAAACTTCATACATACCATAAGTAGGAGGAAATATGATCGCATCATCTTTTCCTGGACAAGAAAAAATACGGTAAATTAAATCAATAATTTCATCACTTCCATTTCCTAAGAAGATCTTTGATGGGGGTATATTTTTAATAGAAGATATTTTTTTTTTCAATTTTTCTTGTAACGGATCTGGATATCGGTTGTAAGAGTTATAAAAAGATAAAGGTGCCCCAAAAGAGTTTTCATTAGCATCTAAAAAAATAGAATTTTTTTCTTCTTTATATTCTATTCTAGCGGAAATATAAGGTTCAATATATAAAATATTTTCTCTTATTAAGGAAATTAAATTAAAATTGGAATAACAATTCTTTTTATTCATGTATTTTTTATTTACATTTTATTTAAAACGAATTTTTTTTTAAACGAATATCAATAGATCTTTTATGTGCAATTAACCCTTCTTCAGAAGATAGAATGCTTATGGACTTATACAAGTCTTTTAATCCTTCCTTAGATATTTCTTGGAAAGTTGTTTTTCTAACAAAACTATCTATAGATACTCCACTATAAAATTTAGCATTTCCATATGTAGGAAGAACATGATTAGTACCTGAAGCGTAATCTCCAGCAGTTATTGGAGAATAATTACCTAAAAATACTGATCCAGCATTAATTACCTTTTCTGCCCAATAATGAACATTATCACAATTAATGATAAGATGTTCTGGCGCAATTTCATTTGAAAATGCAATTGCTTCTTCTAAAGAAGAAAGAATAACTATTTTTGCATTTTTTAATGAATTATTAATAATAATTTCTTTTTCAGAAAGATATGATAGTTGTTTTTTTAATTCATTCTTCACCTTATTTATCCAAGGTTCTTTATTGTTAGTTATTAGTACAATATAACTTTCTGGATCATGTTCAGATTGTGATAATAAGTCTGAAGCTACATACTCAGGATAAGCTTTACTATCAGCTATAATAACAACTTCGGAAGGACCTGCTGGAATATCTATAGATACGATTCCTCTATTCAATACTATTTGCTTAGCTTTTGTAACATAAGAATTTCCTGGACCAAATATCTTATATACAGAAGGAATACTTTCTGTTCCATAAGCCATTGCAGCTATAGCTTGAGCACCCCCTATCTTATAAACACTATCAATTCCTACATATCTAGCTGCATATAAAATGGATGGATGTATTTTTCCTTCTTTATTTGGAGGGCTACATAAAATAATATTTTTACATCCTGCTAATTTTCCTGGAATTCCTAACATTAATACAGTAGATAGTAAAGGAGCAGAACCACTGGGAATATAAAAACCTATTTTTTCTATTGGAATATTTTTTACCCAACAATCAATTCCTTTTGATATCTTTATTTTTGATTTTTTATGTATTTGTTTTTTATGAAATAGTTTAATGTTTTCGTATGCTTTTTCTATAGATTTTTTCAAACAATTTGAAATATTTGCATTAGCTTCATAGAAATCTTTTTCTATCACTTTAATTTTATCAACATAGACATGATCATATTTTTTTGTATAGGATTTTATTGCTGTATCTCCATGTAATTTAACATCATTTATAATAGGAATGACTGAATTTATTAAATCAGAACTAGATTTAGTTTTTCTTTTTATGATGTGTTCCTTTTCTTTTAAAGAAGGATAAAAATATACTTGAATCATATTTATCTTTGTTATAGTATAATTTTTTCTATTGGAAGAACTAAAATATCTTGAGCTCCAAGTGCTTTTAAATTTTCTATTATTCCCCAAAAATCGTTTTCGTTGACTACAGAATGAACAGAACTGCATTCTGAGTTTGCTAAAGGAAGAACAACTGGACTTTTTATTCCAGGTAAATAAGATATAATTTTATCTAATCGTTCATTAGGTGCATTTAGTAGAATGTATTTATTATTTTTTGCTTTTTTTACTGCTCTAATACGAAATAATAATTTATCCATAATTATATTTTGTGGAGAACTCAAATGAAGGTGAGAAGCTAATACGGCTTCAGATTGAAGAACTGTTTCTACTTCTTTAAGTCCATTCATAAATAATGTAGAACCACTACTTACTAAATCACATATACAATCAGCTAAACCTATTCCAGGAGCTATTTCCACAGATCCAGATATTTCATGTATTTCTGTTTTTATATATCTTTTTTTAAAAAATTCTCTAACTAAAAAAGGATAGCTTGTAGCTATACGTTTTCCATCTAGATCTTCTATGTTATTATAAATTGAAGATTTTGGAACAGCTATCGATAAACGACACTTTCCAAACCCTAAAGTCTCTTTTATTTTTATTTTTTTTCTTTTTTCTAAAAGAACATTTTTTCCAACAATTCCTATATCTGCTACTCCATCTTCTAAATACTGAGGAATATCATCGTCTCGCAAAAAAAGTATTTCCATAGGAAAATTCATTGCCGTTGTTTTTAATTTATCTATACCAATATTAATTTCAATACTGCAATCTTTAAGAAATTTTATGGAGTCCTCATAAAGACGACCTGATTTTTGAATAGCTATTTTAAGTTTATCCATATTAATTATTAGGAATATATAGGAAAAATAAAAGCTTACTTTTGTAAGCTTTTATTTATTATTATAGTAATTATCAGATTAAATTATCATGTATTATGGCAAATATAATAACTATTTTGAATATTTTATAAAAACATTACAATGAAAATAGTAGGATATAACATAAATGGAATTAGATCTGGAATTAATAAAGGATTACCAATTTGGATTGAAAAATATAATCCAGATATTTTATGTTTACAAGAAATAAAAGCTTTTCAAGAACAAATAAATACAAAAATATTTGAAAAATTAGGATATTATCATTATTGGCATTCATCAATAAAAAAAGGTTATAGTGGTGTAGCTATCTTATGCAAAGAAAAACCTATTCATATAGAATACGGAATAGGTTTAGAATCTATTGATAGAGAAGGAAGAGTTTTACGAATAGATTTTGAACATTTTTCTATTATTAGTCTTTATTTGCCTTCAGGTAATAACATGATAAAAAGATTAAATTATAAATTCATGTTTATGAATGAATTTTTTTTTTATGTAAAAAAAATTCAGAATAATTTGAAAAATATTATTATTTGTGGAGATTATAATATCTGTCATAAGAAAATAGATATACATGATCCTATTCGAAATAAGGAAGTATCTGGATTTCTTCCAGAAGAAAGAGAATGGATGACTAATTTTATAAAATTAGGATTTTTAGATAGTTTTAGGAATTATATTAAAGAAGGTCATCATTATAGTTGGTGGAGTTATAGATCTAAAGCAAGAATAGGAAATCGCGGATGGAGAATTGATTATATAATGGTAACTCTTTCTTTAAAAAAGAATATGATAAACGCATACTTATTACCTGGAATAAGATATTCTGATCATTGCCCAACGGTATTAGAAATAAAATTCACATAAATAAATGTGACCTGACTGGGATTCGAACCCAGGACCCTTACATTAAAAGTGTAATGCTCTACCAGCTGAGCTACCAGGTCTTAATTATCGAACAAATATACTATAAATTTTGTGTTTTTATGAAAATCACTTTGATAGGATATATGGGTAGTGGAAAAAGTTCTTTAGGAGCTATGTTAGCTAAAAAACTAAACATTATTTTTTATGATTTAGATTCTATTATTTCTAAAACTTATGGAGTTTCTATATTTTCCTTCTTCAAAAAAAAAGGAGAATCTTCTTTTAGAAAAATAGAACATTTGATGTTAAAAAAAATTCTAAAAAAGAAACATTCTTATATTTTATCTGTAGGTGGTGGCACTCCTTGTTTCTATAAAAATATTTATTTGTTAAATAAATATTCAAAAACAATTTATATAAAAATAGATGCTTACACTTTATTTAATAGATTGATTTTAGAAAAAGAAAAAAGACCTTTAATTTTTAATTTTTCCAAAAAAGAATTATATAGATTCATAATGAAACATTTGCTAAAAAGAGTTCCTTTTTATGAACAAGCTTCCATAAAAATAGAAATTGATAAAAAAAAATCTAAAATTAATGTAATTAAAGAAATTATTAAGTCTATTTATTCAGATACATAAATTTTATTATGGTAAATAACTCATCTAACTATTTTTTAGAAAAAATTAAAAAAGATTTTTCATTTGAAAAAATAAAAAAAATATGTGTAGCTGTAAGTGGGGGATTAGATAGTATGGTTCTTTTAAATTTACTTTTGGATATTTTATCTATTAAAAAACTAGAAGTAGCTCACTGTAATTTTGGATTAAGAAAAAAAGAATCTAATGATGATGAAATTTTTGTAAAACGTTTTTGTGAAAAAAAAAATATAGTATTACATATTAAAAGATTTGATACTATAAATTTTTCTAAAGAAAAAAAATTATCTATACAAATGGCTGCAAGAAAACTTAGATATGATTGGTTCAATAGTCTACTAAAAAAAAATGATTCATGTGGATATTATATTGCTTTAGGACATCATTTAAATGATTCTATAGAAACTTTTTTTCTAAACATTTTGAGAGGAACGAGTGTTAAAGGCTTGTTAGGGATCCCTAAAAAAAATATAAATTTTATTCGTCCTTTATCATATTTTACAAAAAATGAAATTTTACATTATTCTAAAATAAAAAATATAAATTGGAGATTAGACAGCAGTAATTTAGAAACCAAATATCTAAGAAATAAACTTCGTTTAGCTTTAAATGGTTTTTATTCTTCTTTTCCATTATTTTTTAATGGAATAAAAAAAACTATAAATTATCTTCAATCCGATAATTTTATAATAGAAGATAAAATAAAAGAAATATGTGAAAATATTACAATAGAGAAAAATTACGATCCTCTAATATGGAAAATCCAATATAAAAAATTAGAAAATTTAATTCCTTTATCTTTTTATTTATTTAAAATATTTTCTCCATATGGATTTCGTGATATAAATAGTTTAAAATCTTTAATTTATTCACAATCAGGAAAATATATTGTATCAAATAAATACTACATTCTAAAAAATAGAAATCATTGGATTTTATTTTCTAATAAAAAATTGGGAAAAAAATGGAAAAATTATACAATACAAAACATTAAAAAATTCGATAAAAATTATTTTCCTATTAAAATAGATTTTTCTATACAATTAAAAAAAACAAATGATTATTATAGTAATAATAATCATTTTTTTGTAGATTTTGAAAAAATTAAATTTCCATTATACATAAGAACCTGGAGAAATGGAGATTATTTTTATCCTATTAACATGAAAGGGAAAAAAAAATTAAGTAAATACTATAAAGAAAATAAGTATTCTTTTCTGGAAAAAGAGAATACGTGGTTGTTAATTAACGGAAACAATAATATCGTTTTAGTTATGGGAAATAGAGGAAATCGTTTAGATAATAGATTTAAAATTACGGAACAAACAAAAAAAATATTAGAAATAAAAATATAATTATATAATTTTTATTGTTATTATAATATAATTACAATTAGTATTTTTTTTAATTTTGATATAAGAATTAGTTATTCTGTTTATGAAAATACACAATTTCAATGCAGGTCCTTCTGTTTTACCAAAAAAAGTAGTTGAAAAATCTGCTAAATCTATCATTAGTTTTAATGAATCCGGAATTTCTTTACTTGAAATTTCTCATAGAAGTTTAGATTTTATGGAAATAATAGAAAAAACAGCAAGTTTAGTAAAACGGATTACAAATTTAAATGATGATTATGCTATTCTCTTTCTACAAGGAGGAGCAACATTACAATTTGCAATGGTTCCATACAATTTAATGAATAAAGAAGCTGCTTATTTAGACACAGGAATTTGGGCTCATAATGCTGTTAAAGAAGCAGAAAATTTTGGAAAAGTAAAAATTTTATTTTCCGGAAAGGATAATAATTATACATACATTCCTGAAAATTATCATATTCCAGATAAAGTAGATTATTTTCATTGTACGTCTAATAATACAATTGTTGGAACACAAATGAAATCGTTTCCTATAACTTATGTACCAATAGTTTGTGATATGTCTTCTGATATTTTTAGTAGAAAGTTAAATTTTCGTCAGTTTAGTTTAATTTATGCTTCTGCTCAGAAAAATGTAAGCTCTTCTGGAATGACTATTGTCATAATAAAAAAAGAAATTTTGGAAAAAATTAAAAGAAATATTCCTTCCTATTTAGATTACCGTATTCACATAAAAAACAATGGAATATTAAATACACCAAATGTTTTCTCTATTTACACTTCTATGCTAACTTTAGAATGGATAGAGAGGAAAGGAGGTATTTCCATTTTAGAAGAAGAGAACGAACATAAAGCTAAATTATTATATGATGAAATAGATAATAATGAATTATTTGAAAATAGAATACATAAAAATAATCGTTCTAATATGAATGTTTCATTTTTCTTAAAGAAAAAAAGTTTAGAAAAAGAATTTAATAAAATGTGGATAAAAGAAAATATTGTTGGATTAGATGGACATAGACTATTAGGTGGGTATCGTGCAAGTATATACAATGCTATACCAATAGAAAGTATTCTATTTTTGATAGAAATCATGAAAGAATTTGAAAAAAGATTCGCATAATGAATAATAATGTAGAAAGTATATATTTTTCGTTAAAAAAATCAATTCCAAAAAATATTGAAATTTTAGTTGTATCTAAAAATCAAAATGTTCTTTCTATAGAAAAATTATATCAAATAGGTCATAGAAATTTTGGAGAAAATTATATTCAAGAAATGATAAAGAAATATAAAATTTTACCAAAAGATATTCGATGGCATATGATTGGGAAAATTCAAAGTAATAAGTTAAAATATTTAACACCTTTTGTTCATTTAATACATAGTGTTCAAAAAATTGAACATCTAAGAATAATTAATAAATTAGCCTGTAAACAAGGAAAAATTATTAACTGTCTTTTGCAAATAAAAATTTGCAATGAAAAAAGTAAGTCAGGGATCACAAGTAAAGAAGCTAATAAAATATTAGAAAGTGAAAGTTATAAGTGTATGAAAAATGTCAATATAATAGGACTCATGGGAATGGCTTCTTTTGTAGATTTATCAAAAGTACACGATGAGTTTTATTATTTACAAAAGTTATATAATATATATAAAAAGAAATATGGACATTATGTTCTTTCCATGGGAATGAGTAGAGATTATTCTATAGCTATAAAATATGGTAGTACATTGATCCGAATTGGAACATCTATTTTTGGTAAAAGAAGTAATAGATAATTAGATAATTATTTTTTATTGTATTAATTTGTATTATTTATTATATTATTTATATATTTTTTAATACTCATCTCTAAATTTTGATTATTTAACGATTCAATAAAAGAACTTCCAATAATTCCTCCATTTGCGTATTTACAACATAATTCAAAAGTATTTTTATTTTTTACTCCAAATCCAATTAATATTGGAATTTTTTTATCTATAGATGATTTTTTTATATTTTCGAAAAACGATATTTGTTCTTTTCCAAAAGAATCTATTTCTCCTGTTATAGAATTTGAAGAAACCAAATATAAAAATCCATCCGAAATTTTACTTAAAAAAATAGCTC from Blattabacterium cuenoti encodes:
- the hisF gene encoding imidazole glycerol phosphate synthase subunit HisF codes for the protein MLVKRIIPCLDIRDGRTVKGVNFKSLKDAGDPIELVRWYTKKGADELIFLDITATNENRKTLITLVRDISRHINIPFTVGGGIKNEEDVELLLKSGADKISINTAAFKSPKLLETFSKRFGSQSIVLAIDTKYEKNDWWVYLNGGRIFTNTRTLDWAIEGAKRGAGEILLTSMNHDGTKNGFAVDITRKISENISIPIIASGGAGNLHDFYQIFHFGKADAALAASIFHYGEIEIPKLKYYLNSLKIPVRIEM
- the hisA gene encoding 1-(5-phosphoribosyl)-5-[(5-phosphoribosylamino)methylideneamino]imidazole-4-carboxamide isomerase translates to MNIIVAIDLIDGKCVRLTQGDFQRKKIYNNDPLDVAYMLEDKGVSRLHMVDLDGAKKGKVVHWKTLEKIANNTHLIIDFGGGIHTENDVKTVFENGGHMVSVGSIAVKKPIVLKNWIDIYGSNRILLGVDIKDKKIAINGWKNLSNIPLWDFLKEKETHGIKNIFCTDISKDGVLSGPSFSLYRSIIKKFPKIKLIASGGISNIGDIEKLFHLGCHGVIVGKAIYEKKISLLELRNWKENNNKLC
- the hisH gene encoding imidazole glycerol phosphate synthase subunit HisH, with product MKIIIIKYPAGNVQSVLFSLERIGVQAILTDAIEDVQNADKVILPGVGEANFAMEYLKKKKLDVLLSKLEKPVLGICLGMQLLCKSSEESNTTCIGIFDSQVKKFSSKNKEDKIPKIGWNTIHKLKGPLFKNVPDGSYQYFAHSYYAHLGRYTIAKTEYLISYSAALQNKNFYAVQFHPEKSSYVGHKILENFIQL
- the hisB gene encoding bifunctional histidinol-phosphatase/imidazoleglycerol-phosphate dehydratase HisB; amino-acid sequence: MKKILFIDRDGTIIQENPPNYQIDSIEKIIFYPRVIFFLSKIVQKLKNYDLVMVSNQDGLGTNKFPEKIFWPIQNHILNILKTEGINFHSIHIDKSFPEEKLSTRKPGIGMLTSYINSNLYDISKSFVIGDRLTDVLLAKNLGCKSIWIKKNYHHYDNFTEDEKSYYPTINKESIEKVILLKTDNWKDIYNYLLFINNNNKIISYHRTTSETNVKIDISLYGVGKSHIDTGIGFFDHLLQQIAFHSSIDLKINTIGDSYVDEHHTIEDTAITLGTVFDKSLGNKKGIERYGFYSLPMDDSLSTVVLDLGGRSKLLWKVKFFREKIGDMPVEMFYHFFQSFSINARCNIHIKAIGSNDHHKIESIFKCFARAIKMAIKKNDYKYEIPSSKGIL
- the hisC gene encoding histidinol-phosphate transaminase yields the protein MNKKNCYSNFNLISLIRENILYIEPYISARIEYKEEKNSIFLDANENSFGAPLSFYNSYNRYPDPLQEKLKKKISSIKNIPPSKIFLGNGSDEIIDLIYRIFSCPGKDDAIIFPPTYGMYEVCGKIHGVNIIKIPLLEEEYQLNLKDIKKVINNYCNNKIIFICSPNNPTGNNIIREDIKSLIKMFTGIIVLDEAYIDFSFESSISEEIDKFPNLIVLQTLSKSWGLAGLRIGIAIASKEIIYWMNKIKFPYNISINSQEIAMKALDNKDLFFYNLKNILSEREYLENSLKRIPIVDKVYPSSSNFFLVKINSSSIHLYQYLINKKIIVRDRSKVILCENCLRITVGTHEENEYLISNIKKYSDKKNKT
- the hisD gene encoding histidinol dehydrogenase, giving the protein MIQVYFYPSLKEKEHIIKRKTKSSSDLINSVIPIINDVKLHGDTAIKSYTKKYDHVYVDKIKVIEKDFYEANANISNCLKKSIEKAYENIKLFHKKQIHKKSKIKISKGIDCWVKNIPIEKIGFYIPSGSAPLLSTVLMLGIPGKLAGCKNIILCSPPNKEGKIHPSILYAARYVGIDSVYKIGGAQAIAAMAYGTESIPSVYKIFGPGNSYVTKAKQIVLNRGIVSIDIPAGPSEVVIIADSKAYPEYVASDLLSQSEHDPESYIVLITNNKEPWINKVKNELKKQLSYLSEKEIIINNSLKNAKIVILSSLEEAIAFSNEIAPEHLIINCDNVHYWAEKVINAGSVFLGNYSPITAGDYASGTNHVLPTYGNAKFYSGVSIDSFVRKTTFQEISKEGLKDLYKSISILSSEEGLIAHKRSIDIRLKKNSF
- the hisG gene encoding ATP phosphoribosyltransferase; protein product: MDKLKIAIQKSGRLYEDSIKFLKDCSIEINIGIDKLKTTAMNFPMEILFLRDDDIPQYLEDGVADIGIVGKNVLLEKRKKIKIKETLGFGKCRLSIAVPKSSIYNNIEDLDGKRIATSYPFLVREFFKKRYIKTEIHEISGSVEIAPGIGLADCICDLVSSGSTLFMNGLKEVETVLQSEAVLASHLHLSSPQNIIMDKLLFRIRAVKKAKNNKYILLNAPNERLDKIISYLPGIKSPVVLPLANSECSSVHSVVNENDFWGIIENLKALGAQDILVLPIEKIIL
- a CDS encoding exodeoxyribonuclease III, whose protein sequence is MKIVGYNINGIRSGINKGLPIWIEKYNPDILCLQEIKAFQEQINTKIFEKLGYYHYWHSSIKKGYSGVAILCKEKPIHIEYGIGLESIDREGRVLRIDFEHFSIISLYLPSGNNMIKRLNYKFMFMNEFFFYVKKIQNNLKNIIICGDYNICHKKIDIHDPIRNKEVSGFLPEEREWMTNFIKLGFLDSFRNYIKEGHHYSWWSYRSKARIGNRGWRIDYIMVTLSLKKNMINAYLLPGIRYSDHCPTVLEIKFT
- a CDS encoding shikimate kinase, producing the protein MKITLIGYMGSGKSSLGAMLAKKLNIIFYDLDSIISKTYGVSIFSFFKKKGESSFRKIEHLMLKKILKKKHSYILSVGGGTPCFYKNIYLLNKYSKTIYIKIDAYTLFNRLILEKEKRPLIFNFSKKELYRFIMKHLLKRVPFYEQASIKIEIDKKKSKINVIKEIIKSIYSDT
- the tilS gene encoding tRNA lysidine(34) synthetase TilS, with the protein product MVNNSSNYFLEKIKKDFSFEKIKKICVAVSGGLDSMVLLNLLLDILSIKKLEVAHCNFGLRKKESNDDEIFVKRFCEKKNIVLHIKRFDTINFSKEKKLSIQMAARKLRYDWFNSLLKKNDSCGYYIALGHHLNDSIETFFLNILRGTSVKGLLGIPKKNINFIRPLSYFTKNEILHYSKIKNINWRLDSSNLETKYLRNKLRLALNGFYSSFPLFFNGIKKTINYLQSDNFIIEDKIKEICENITIEKNYDPLIWKIQYKKLENLIPLSFYLFKIFSPYGFRDINSLKSLIYSQSGKYIVSNKYYILKNRNHWILFSNKKLGKKWKNYTIQNIKKFDKNYFPIKIDFSIQLKKTNDYYSNNNHFFVDFEKIKFPLYIRTWRNGDYFYPINMKGKKKLSKYYKENKYSFLEKENTWLLINGNNNIVLVMGNRGNRLDNRFKITEQTKKILEIKI
- the serC gene encoding 3-phosphoserine/phosphohydroxythreonine transaminase; the protein is MKIHNFNAGPSVLPKKVVEKSAKSIISFNESGISLLEISHRSLDFMEIIEKTASLVKRITNLNDDYAILFLQGGATLQFAMVPYNLMNKEAAYLDTGIWAHNAVKEAENFGKVKILFSGKDNNYTYIPENYHIPDKVDYFHCTSNNTIVGTQMKSFPITYVPIVCDMSSDIFSRKLNFRQFSLIYASAQKNVSSSGMTIVIIKKEILEKIKRNIPSYLDYRIHIKNNGILNTPNVFSIYTSMLTLEWIERKGGISILEEENEHKAKLLYDEIDNNELFENRIHKNNRSNMNVSFFLKKKSLEKEFNKMWIKENIVGLDGHRLLGGYRASIYNAIPIESILFLIEIMKEFEKRFA